The genomic stretch CTAGGGCGTAAATCCCTGTTTCAAACCATGCTCAAGTTCGACGGCCCGTTGCATGCGGGCGCTGAACTTCGGAACATGTGAGGATGGCGTCGATTGAATCGGCATGAACACCGAAAACGACGCCATTTTTCATTTGCGATTCACCCTGCAGGCCCTATATGCGCGCTTCCGCTGCCCCAAGGGGACTTCCTAACCGCAAGGCAGCTTGTCGTTTCATGGTTTCAAAGAACCGTTTTGGGGGTCCCTTGAGTTGCACATCTACCCTGACGCTCGGTCTGTAATTCGCGCTCTTGCGCCGGACGAGCCTGTTATCCTGAATCGTCCGCACGCCGCCGCGCGCGCTGCCCGTTTCTTCGTCGAGAAGTTTCCGGGCAAGTCGCTGTACGCGGTGAAGGCGAATCCCACGCCCGACCTGATCGAAGTGCTGTGGGAAGCGGGCATCACCCATTTTGACGTCGCTTCGATTGCCGAAGTGCGCTTGGTGCGCGGCCTCCTGCCCGATGCGACGCTGTGCTTCATGCACCCGATCAAGACGCCCGGTGCGATCCGCGAGGCGTATCACCAGCACGGTGTTCGGACCTTCAGCCTCGATAGCGTCGAGGAACTGGAGAAGATCGTCGAGGCGTGCCGCAATCCCGAAACAGGCGAAGCGGCGACCGACTTGCGGCTCGCGGTGCGCCTGCGCGTCTCGAGCGAATATTCGGAGCTGTCGCTGGCGAGCAAGTTCGGTTGCGACCTGTCGGAAGCGCCGCTGCTGCTCCAGCAAACCCGCCAGCATTGCGACTGGCTTGGCATCTGCTTCCACGTCGGAAGCCAGGCCATGAGCCCGTTCGCCTATGTCCAGGCGCTTGACCGCACCCGCGCAGCGATTGCCGAAGCTTCGGTCGTGATCGACATGATCGATGTCGGCGGCGGTTTCCCGAGCTGGTATCCCGATCTCGAGCCTCCGCCGCTCGAAGATTACTTCCAGATCATCCACCAGCACTTCTATGCGCTGCCGATTGCCTACAACGCCGAGTTGTGGTGCGAGCCCGGCCGTGCGCTATCGGCCGAATATTCCTCGATGATCGTGCGCGTTGAGAAGCGTCGCGGCGAGGAACTCTACATCAACGACGGCGCCTATGGCGCGCTCTATGATGCTGCGCATGTGAACTGGCGTTTCCCTGTTCGTGCGCTGGAAGACGACCTGCGCGATCCCGATGCGGATTTCGCATTCTACGGCCCGACCTGCGACGATGCGGACTACATGAAGGGTCCGTTCCCGCTTCCGTCGGACATCCAGGCCGGCGACTACATCGAGGTCGGAATGCTCGGTGCCTATGGCGCGGCGATGAAGACCGGCTTCAACGGTTTCGGCGATGCGCAACAGGTCGTCGTGACGGATGAGCCGATGGCCAGCCTTTACGATGGCAGCCGCGCGCGTCCGGAAGTGGACAACGTCGTCAGCCTGCGCTGATAGAGGGCAGGGCGGCTCAGCCGCCCTGTTCGCACCACGAATTCAGCTTTTTCGTCGAACCGCTCGACTAACCGTGCGCGGCGCGGTGCTTGTCGAGCACCTTCTTCACGCGGCCCAGCGCTTCACCCACGAGCTTCGGAAATTGCTCCGGCTCGAGATGGAGGATCGCGTTGTGCGCAGCAGCGACGATCTTCGCCTCGTGCCAGCGGATGCCGAGATCGATCGCCCATTCGCGGAACGCGTCGGCTGCGCCTGCTTCCGGCTTCAATGCCTTTGCCAGCGTGGGATGGAAGTCCATGCGGTCCGTCATCGGCAGGACCGAAAGCGGGAAGCCCTTGCGCAGGTAGGTGAAGGTATCATCCACATGGATCACCCCGCTCGCCTTGTGAAGCGCGAGGACGGAGGAGAAATGTACATTTTCGTCGTCGCAGACGAGCGGTACGCCTGCAGGGACCGAGAATTCGAACCACTCGCCAAACTGGCCAGACAGGGCATCGCTTTCGCATAGCGTGTCCTGCCACGGAAGGTCGGGCATCTTGCGCTTGTGGCGCGCAGTTCCATACAGCTTTGCATCCGGAAAGGTGCCGTGCATCCATTCGCAATGCAGCGTGTGGAACGGGTGCAGGTTGAGGATCGCTTCGATCTTCTCACCGCGATCGGTCATGCGGTCCACTTCCTCGCGCACCGCGTCGGGCAGGGTATAGCTGTCTAGGAACACGAAGCGGCCGGGCTCAAACTCGACCAGCGAACATTGCGTTCCGACATTGAGGATGCCGCCAATGCGAAAGTCCCCGCGGATCGAGTAGAAGCCGCTGCCGAGATCGATGATGTCGTCGCTCAAAATGCCCTCCGTGCCTTTGGTCAACAAACGGCGCGGGGCCTATAAGTTTCCCTGCCTGCCAGGTCTCAGTCGAAACCGATGAAATTGGCGCTTTCGTCGACAGATTTGCGATTGGTATAGACGGAGTTCGCCGGGAAGTCCGGGTCCGGCCAGCCAAGTGCGACCGCTTTCATGATGACCTGGTCGTCCGGGATATGCGCATGTTCGCGCACCACGGGCGATTGCATGATGCCTTGCGAGTTGATGACGCAGCCGAGGCCGCGCGACCAGGCGGCATTGACGAGTGCCGTAGTCACAGCGCCGCAATCGAATGCCGTGTCGTCGCTGTCGGAAAGCTCGCGGTCGTAGGTGACGATGACGCAGACGGGCGCATCGAACTGGCGGAAGCCGCGCAGGACCCAGTCCTGCCGTTTTTCCTTGTTGTCGCGCTCGATCCCCATAGCGCCGAACAATTGCACCGCACATTCGACCTGGCGTTCGCGGTGCACTCCCTCGAATGCATGGCCGCGGCGGAATTCGCGGCTGTCGGGCTCGCCTGCGAGGATGCGCTCGGTATTCCCCTTGCGAATACGATCGAGCGGCTCGCCGGTGATGACGTGGAAGTGCCACGGCTGCGTGTTCATCGAGGTGGGGGAGCGCATCGCCATCGACAGCACTTCCTCGATCAGTTCGCGTGGCACCGGCTTGTCCAGATAGCCGCGGATGCTGCGCCGTCCGCGCACGACGTCTTCGTAAGTCTGGTCAGGGCTGCCGGGTGTCACGTTGGTTGGTCCTCTCTCTCTTTGCGCACAGGATTAGACCACCGCGAGCGGCGAGCAAAATCCCTTACGTAAACGTGGTGTCAGGCGGTGAAGTAAGGCCGGTCTCCGGCGATGGTCACACGTTCCATCACGCGCCGCGCCGGGAAATAATCCGATACGGCGAAATGCTGGCATACGCGGTTGTCCCAGAAGGCGACCGAGTTGGGTTGCCAGCGGAACCTGCACTGGACCTCGACGTCCCAGGCGGTCTTGTAGAGGTGGTCGAGCAGCCAGTCGCTCTCCTTTCGTGAGAGGCCTTCGATATGGCTGGTGAAGCCGGTGTTGACGTAGATCGCCCGTTCACCGGTTTCCGGATGGGTGCGGATGACCGGATGCCTCATCGGCGGATATTTCTCGTGCAGTTCCTCCGGCGTCTTGCCGAGGCGTTTGGCGAAGACGCGGGCGATGTCGTGGACCGCCGTCAGCCCTTCGCAAAACTGCTGCATTTTTTCGCTCAGGCGCTCGTAGGCGAGATGCATGTTGGCGAACAGCGTATCGCCGCCGCATTCGGGCACTTCGCGGGCGTACAGGATCGAACCGAGCGAAGGGCATTCGCGCCAGGTGACATCGGAATGCCAGTTGTTTTCCGAACCGCGGCTGTTGGGCCCATGAACGATGCGCAGGACTTCGGGATTTTCCTGGTCCTTCGGTGTTGCGGGATGGATTTCCAGATCACCGAAATGACGGGCAAAGGCGATGTGCTGTTCCTGCGTCATTTCCTGATCGCGGAAGAATACCACGCCATACCTGAGAAGCGCGGCACGGATTTCGGGTATGCGCGATGCGATGTCGCTCGCGCCGAGATTGACGCCATGAATTTCCGCACCGATGGCCGGTGTCATCGGGCGCACATCGAGTGTGCCGGTATCTAGTCCTGTCCTGTCTGCAACGGTCGCCATATTTCTCTCCCCGACGGGAGGATGCGCGATCCTGCGCAAAGGTCAAGCGTCGACGAACTTTCTCGCGCTTTCCCGGCGATGCGGGCAGCCAGGCCAGCAGCAGGGCCGCTTCTTGCCGTCGAGAACTTCCTCGACCATTCGCTGGCGCCGCTTTTCGCGCGTTGCCTCCTGCTTGGCCGAAATGGTCCAGCAGATGTATTCGTTGCGGCCAAGCTCGGTCAGCTTGTCCCACCGGGATTGAAGCCCCGGCACATTCGCCAGCAGATCTTCGATTTCAGGAGGTGTGGAATGCCGGAAGTCGGGATCGGCCGCTTCCGTCATCGCATCAGGCGGCCTTCGCCAGTTCCAGTTCCATCCGGTCCCAGATTTCCACCAGGGCGGCAACGAGTTCGTCCATCATTTCCGCGGTGTGGGCAGGGCCGGGGGTAAAGCGCAGGCGCTCCGTCCCGCGCGGCACGGTCGGGAAATTGATCGGCTGCACATACACGCCGTATTCGGCGAGCAGGATGTCGCTGATCTTCTTGGCGCGGACAGGATCGCCGATCATCAACGGCACGATGTGCGTCACGCTGTCCATCACCGGCAGGCCCGCATCGCGCATCTTCTGCTTGAGCGTGGCAGCGGCAGCCTGCTGGCCATCGCGTTCCACACTTGAAGATTTGAGGTGCTTCACCGCTGCAAGGACGCCGGCAACGAGCACGGGCGACAGCGAGGTCGTGAAGATGAAGCCCGGCGCATAGCTGCGAATGCAGTCGATTATGCGGGTGTCTGCAGCGATATAGCCGCCCATTACGCCGAACGCCTTGCCCAGCGTGCCTTCGATGATGTCGATGCGGTGCGCGGCTTCGTCGCGTTCGGAAATGCCGCCGCCGCGCTTGCCGTACATGCCGACCGCATGGACTTCGTCGATGTAGGTCAGGGCGTTGTATTTTTCGGCAAGGTCGCAGATTTCGTGGATCGGGGCGACGTCGCCATCCATCGAATAGACGCTTTCGAAAGCGATGACCTTGGGCGTGTCATGGTCTTCTGCGGCGAGCAGTTCTTCGAGATGCGCCATGTCATTGTGGCGGAAGACGCGCTTCTCGCTTCCCGAATTGCGGATGCCGGCAATCATGCTGGCGTGGTTCAATTCGTCGGAGAAGATCACGCAGCCCGGCAGCAGCTTCGCCAGCGTCGACAGGGTTGCATCGTTCGAGACATAGCCGCTGGTGAAAAGCAGCGCGCCATCCTTGCCGTGAAGGTCGGCGAGTTCTCTCTCGAGTTCGATGTGGAGGTGCGTATTGCCGCCGATATTGCGCGTGCCGCCCGACCCTGCACCGACGTCGTGCAGCGCGTTTTCCATCGCCTCGATCACCTTGGGGTGCTGGCCCATGGCGAGATAGTCGTTCGAACACCACACGGTAATCGGCTTCGGGCCGTTATGGCCGTGAAAACAGCGCGCGTTCGGAAACGCGCCCTTGTTGCGCATGATGTCGATGAAGACGCGGTAGCGCCCTTCTTCATGGAGGCGGTCGATCGCCTTGTCGAAGATCTGGTCGTAGTTCACGCGGTTGTTCCGCTTATCTGCTGCGGCCAGTGCCGCCGTCCAAGTGGCAGGGACTTAGGCGTTTCGGATGCATTTTGCCACTGCGATCTTTGCGAATGATTCGCGATTACTCAGGGGGTGATTTCCGGTGATTCTGGCGGCGGGTGCGATCAGAAACGGACCAGCTTTTCGATACCGAACCCGGCGAATACCGGTGCGAGTCTCTCGAACTCTTCCAGCGGTCCGGTCGTGACCGCCATGCTCGAAGCAGAGCCGTCGAATTCCTGCCCTTGCGTCAGATGCACGATCCGCCGGGCGATGCCTTCGGCACCGTCGATCAGCGCCACTTCAGGTCCGAATGCCGCCTGTAGTTCGTCCCTCAGCAACGGGAAGTGCGTGCAGGCAAGGACCACGGTGTCGATCCGGTTGCCGCTGGCCATTTCGGTAAGCGCATCGACCGCAGATCGTACAGCGGTACCATCCACCACCTCTCCGCGCAGTTTGGCTTCCGCTGCTTCGACGAGGCCCGGGGCGGCGTGGCGCAACAGCAGCTTGTCTGTGGCGAATTCGGCCTCGAGATTGTCGACATAGGCCTGGCGGATCGTCGCTTCGGTGCCAAGCAGGCCGATCGTCCCGGTCCTGGTCATGGCCGCAGCCGGCTTGATCGCGGGCACGGTGCCGACAATCGGAATTTCGAGCACTTCGCGAACCATGCCGAGCGCGATCGTGCTCGCCGTGTTGCAGGCGATGCAGGCGAGGCGAGGGCGATAGCGTTCGCTCATCCGCCCCAGCAACCCCGCCACGCGCGCGGCGATCTGGGCCTCCGACTTTGTCCCGTAGGGCAATCCGGCCATGTCTGCGGCATAGATCACCGGCGCATCGGGCAGCAGCTTGCGCACCTCTGCCAGCACCGTGAGTCCCCCGACACCGGAATCGAACAGCAGGATGGGGGCGGATGCGTCGGAAATGGTGCTTTCCCGTCTGGCTTGGCTTGTCGAACGCCGGTCTTTTACCTAGGCCTGTTCAAATTGAAAGCAGGGCATCGTCCTGATCTCTAGGGAGGAATGGCGGCAGCCGATGGAAACGCTCTACGCACTCGGTCTGGGATACTTGCTTGGCTCCGTCCCCTTCGGGCTGCTGCTTACGAAAGCGGCCGGGCTCGGCGATGTACGCAACATCGGCAGCGGCAATATCGGCGCGACCAACGTGTTGCGCACCGGGAACAAGGGGCTGGCCGCTGCAACGCTGGTGGCCGACCTCGTCAAAGGGTTCCTGCCCGTCTTCCTGGCAGGGCAGTTCTATCAGGGATACGGCCTGGCAGAGGCGAGCATGGGCCCGATGGCCGCAGCTGCCCTTGGCGCGGTGGTCGGGCATTGCTTCCCGGTCTGGCTCAAGTTCAAGGGGGGCAAGGGCGTTGCGACCAATGCGGGCGTCAGCTTCGGCCTCGGCTGGCCGATCGGTCTCGCCTACGCCATTGTCTGGTTGAGCGTACTTGCTCTGGTCCGCATCAGCTCCGTTGCTGGGATGAGCGCGGTGGTGGCGGCAGCCATTGCCGCTGCCGCATTTGGCTACGAGCAATTCATTCCCGTACTCGCCGTGATCGCCGGCCTGATCATTTTCCTGCATCGCCAGAACATCCAGCGCCTGATCGCCGGTGAAGAGCCGAGGGTCGGTTCGAAAAAATGAGACGGGCAGGCCGCTGATGCAGGACCAGGGGTCGCAGCCGGTCCTCTCGCAAGAGGAAGCATTCGCACGGATCCGATTGCTGCGCAGCCCGCGCATCGGCCCGGTTTCCTATCGCCAGCTTTTGGCCCGGTTCGGCAATGCCCTTGCCGCCATCGATGCCCTGCCAGACGTCGCGGCCAGATCCGGCAGGCAGTATCGCGCCGCCCCTGTCGCATCGATCGAGGCTGAGGTGCAGCAAACCCGCAAGGCCGGTGCACGCTACCTGTTTCACGACCAGCCAGATTATCCGCTGCTGCTGGCGCAGATCGGGGGCGCGCCGCCGATCATCAGCTATCGCGGCAATCTGGCGCTCGCTACCCGGCCGTGCGTCGCCATGGTGGGTGCGCGCAATGCAAGCGCTGCGGCCATCAAGATTGCGCGGGAATTCGCCGCCGCATTGGCCGAGGCAGGCTTCACGGTCGTCAGCGGGCTGGCGCGCGGGATTGATGGTGCCGCCCACGAGGGCGCCTTTCCAGC from Altererythrobacter epoxidivorans encodes the following:
- a CDS encoding type III PLP-dependent enzyme, with the protein product MHIYPDARSVIRALAPDEPVILNRPHAAARAARFFVEKFPGKSLYAVKANPTPDLIEVLWEAGITHFDVASIAEVRLVRGLLPDATLCFMHPIKTPGAIREAYHQHGVRTFSLDSVEELEKIVEACRNPETGEAATDLRLAVRLRVSSEYSELSLASKFGCDLSEAPLLLQQTRQHCDWLGICFHVGSQAMSPFAYVQALDRTRAAIAEASVVIDMIDVGGGFPSWYPDLEPPPLEDYFQIIHQHFYALPIAYNAELWCEPGRALSAEYSSMIVRVEKRRGEELYINDGAYGALYDAAHVNWRFPVRALEDDLRDPDADFAFYGPTCDDADYMKGPFPLPSDIQAGDYIEVGMLGAYGAAMKTGFNGFGDAQQVVVTDEPMASLYDGSRARPEVDNVVSLR
- a CDS encoding nitroreductase, producing MTPGSPDQTYEDVVRGRRSIRGYLDKPVPRELIEEVLSMAMRSPTSMNTQPWHFHVITGEPLDRIRKGNTERILAGEPDSREFRRGHAFEGVHRERQVECAVQLFGAMGIERDNKEKRQDWVLRGFRQFDAPVCVIVTYDRELSDSDDTAFDCGAVTTALVNAAWSRGLGCVINSQGIMQSPVVREHAHIPDDQVIMKAVALGWPDPDFPANSVYTNRKSVDESANFIGFD
- a CDS encoding TauD/TfdA dioxygenase family protein, with the translated sequence MATVADRTGLDTGTLDVRPMTPAIGAEIHGVNLGASDIASRIPEIRAALLRYGVVFFRDQEMTQEQHIAFARHFGDLEIHPATPKDQENPEVLRIVHGPNSRGSENNWHSDVTWRECPSLGSILYAREVPECGGDTLFANMHLAYERLSEKMQQFCEGLTAVHDIARVFAKRLGKTPEELHEKYPPMRHPVIRTHPETGERAIYVNTGFTSHIEGLSRKESDWLLDHLYKTAWDVEVQCRFRWQPNSVAFWDNRVCQHFAVSDYFPARRVMERVTIAGDRPYFTA
- a CDS encoding YdeI/OmpD-associated family protein produces the protein MTEAADPDFRHSTPPEIEDLLANVPGLQSRWDKLTELGRNEYICWTISAKQEATREKRRQRMVEEVLDGKKRPCCWPGCPHRRESARKFVDA
- the hemA gene encoding 5-aminolevulinate synthase: MNYDQIFDKAIDRLHEEGRYRVFIDIMRNKGAFPNARCFHGHNGPKPITVWCSNDYLAMGQHPKVIEAMENALHDVGAGSGGTRNIGGNTHLHIELERELADLHGKDGALLFTSGYVSNDATLSTLAKLLPGCVIFSDELNHASMIAGIRNSGSEKRVFRHNDMAHLEELLAAEDHDTPKVIAFESVYSMDGDVAPIHEICDLAEKYNALTYIDEVHAVGMYGKRGGGISERDEAAHRIDIIEGTLGKAFGVMGGYIAADTRIIDCIRSYAPGFIFTTSLSPVLVAGVLAAVKHLKSSSVERDGQQAAAATLKQKMRDAGLPVMDSVTHIVPLMIGDPVRAKKISDILLAEYGVYVQPINFPTVPRGTERLRFTPGPAHTAEMMDELVAALVEIWDRMELELAKAA
- the murI gene encoding glutamate racemase; protein product: MSDASAPILLFDSGVGGLTVLAEVRKLLPDAPVIYAADMAGLPYGTKSEAQIAARVAGLLGRMSERYRPRLACIACNTASTIALGMVREVLEIPIVGTVPAIKPAAAMTRTGTIGLLGTEATIRQAYVDNLEAEFATDKLLLRHAAPGLVEAAEAKLRGEVVDGTAVRSAVDALTEMASGNRIDTVVLACTHFPLLRDELQAAFGPEVALIDGAEGIARRIVHLTQGQEFDGSASSMAVTTGPLEEFERLAPVFAGFGIEKLVRF
- the plsY gene encoding glycerol-3-phosphate 1-O-acyltransferase PlsY, with protein sequence METLYALGLGYLLGSVPFGLLLTKAAGLGDVRNIGSGNIGATNVLRTGNKGLAAATLVADLVKGFLPVFLAGQFYQGYGLAEASMGPMAAAALGAVVGHCFPVWLKFKGGKGVATNAGVSFGLGWPIGLAYAIVWLSVLALVRISSVAGMSAVVAAAIAAAAFGYEQFIPVLAVIAGLIIFLHRQNIQRLIAGEEPRVGSKK